In the Candidatus Binatia bacterium genome, ACACCGCCGCGGTCGTGCTCGTCGCCACGGTGCGCGCGCTGAAGCTTCACGGCGGTGTGTCCCCTGCAGAGGTCGCTCGTCCCAACCCAGCGGCGGTTGCCCGTGGCCTGCGGAACTTGGACAAGCATGTCGAGAACATCCGCCAATTTGGCGAGCCGCCGGTGGTAGCGATCAATCGCTTCGCGACCGACACGGAGGAAGAAATCGAGGTTGTGCGGCGTCGTTGTAGTTATCTTGCGGTGCCCATGGCGGTGGCCGAGCCTTTCACTCGAGGTGGCGAGGGCTGCGTGACCCTGGCCCAAACCGTGATGGCGCATGCTGAAAAGCGCAGCAAGCCGTTTCGCCCGCTTTACGATTGGAGCGAGCCGGTGCCCACGAAGATTTTGAAAGTGGCGCAAGCGATGTACGGAGCGCGCGGCGTGATTTACACGAAAGAGGCAGAGCGGGACTTGGAACTGATTGCACGCTGCGGCTTCGACAAGCTTCCGGTCTGCCTAGCGAAGACTCCGACTTCGTTGTCCGATGACCCGAAACGGGTGGGACGGCCGACGGACTTCGACGTGACCGTGCGTGCGATTTATCCGGCAACTGGGGCCGGCTTCTTGGTGGTGTTACTCGGCGACATTTTGCGTATGCCCGGGTTGCCGAAAACACCCTTGGCCGCCCGCATCGACCTGCGCGGAGGGGAAATTGTGGGGCTTACCTGAGCCGAGAGCCGGCGGGTATTAGCTGATGCGCTGGACCGCAGCGTGCAGCGCTGCAATGGTGCGGTCGCGAGCGGTGTCGATCGCCTGCTCCCACGCCCGTGCGTTGTCGGTGTTGCTCCCGGATGGGAAAAGTAACGCCCGCGAAGAGTTGACAATGCCGCCCTCGCGCCCGTGCGGACCAGCGACGAACCCGGCGAGGGCGGCGTGGGCATCGGCCCCCTGCGCGCCAAAGCCCGGCACGAGGAACAAAGCATGCGGAAGAAGCTCGCGCACTCGTTGGGCATCCTCGGGATAGCGTGCTCCGACCACGGCACCGAAGGACGACCAACCACTCGCACCTCGAAACGCTAGCGACCTTGGGGCAAGCAACGATGCCACCCGTTCGAACAGGCGCTGGCCCCGGCACTCGAGATCTTGCAGGTCCGCAGCACCTTGGTTGCTGGTTTTGACCAGCACGAACACGCCGGCCCCGCACTCGCTCGCTGCTTGCGCGAAGGGCTCGAGTGCGTCGTTGCCGAGATAGGGGTTCACGGTCAATGCATCGCATCGCAGCGGCGACTCAGGCCTCAGGCACTGCGCATACGCTGCGGCAGTGGAGTTGATATCTCCTCGCTTGGCATCCAGCACGACCAAGAAATCGTGCGAGCGGGCGTGAGCAATCACCTGTTCCAGTGCCGCAAACCCGCGTGCCCCCATTTGTTCGAAAAAGGCCACTTGCGGTTTGACGGCGGCAACAAAGCCACGGTAGCGATCCAACACGGTGCAAAGGAACTGGGCCACTTGCGCAGCAGTGGCCGGGTCGTGCGCCTCCATCGTGCCGCGGCGGAAAAGCGGCGGAATGAGCGGCAAATGGGGGTCCAACCCGAGGCAGAGCGGGTGTCCGAGCTCGCGCACACGTGCGATCAGGCGGTCGGCGAAGTTTGCGGGGCGGTCGGGGCGGGCCGTGCTCATCGGCGGATCATCGAACCGTGACAATCACCCGGCGTTCGCGCGGACCGTCGAGCTCCGCCAGCATGATCGCTTGCCAGGTGCCGAGCACCAGCCGCCCGGCGTGCACCGGAACCGTTTCGCTCGGCCCCAAGAGCGCTGCCTTGATGTGGGCGGCAGCGTTGTTGTCGATCCGGTCGTGCCGCCAAATGCCGTGGGGGATCAGCTTGTCGAGACACTCGAGGAAGTCCGTGCACACGTTGGGGTCGTCGTTTTCGTTGATCACCAAGGCAGCCGTGGCGTGGGCCACGTAAACGTGGCAGATACCTTCCTCGATCCCGCTTTGGCGCACGATGTCCGCCACTCGTCCGGTGATGTCCACCAGCTCGGTTTTGCGCTGTGTGCGGATGCGAAATTCGTGCTGCATGGTTTGCTCCAGCGAACCGTTGCCCGGCGATGTTACTCGACCGTATCCGCCCTCGCCACTGCGAGCCGCGCTAAGGCCGACGCAAGTCACATCCAGGCGCCACCGTCGATGCGCAAAATTTTTCCGGTGATGAAGGCCGCGTCGTCGCTAGCCAAAAACACCGCGGCTTTGCCGATTTCTTCCGGCGTGCCAGCCCGTCCGAGGGGAATGGTGGACAGAATTGCGTCGCCGTGGGCGCGGAGCATCCGTTCGCCCATGTCGGTGTGGATAAGGCCAGGGGCAATGGCGTTCACTCGGACTCCTGCAGGCGCACACTCCTTTGCCAGAGTCTTGGTGAGCGCATTCACCGCAGCTTTGGCGGCGTAGTACGGTGCGCCAAACGGCGCACAGAGATCGGCACCGACTGACGAAACTAAAATCACGGCTCCAGAGCCTTGGCGCACGAGATAGCCAACGGTGGCGCGGCAGGTATAGAAAGCGCCGTGTAGGTCGACGGCAATTACCCGGTGCCAGTGGTCGATATCCATCTCCCAAACGGGTGCTGGACGAGATGCAACGCCAGAGTTGACCACCACGATGTCCAGCCGGCCGAACGCGGCAAGCACTTGCTCCGCCATCGCTTGCACTTGCGTCCATTCGCTCACATCGGCCCCCACCACGACGGTCTTTCGCCCGAGGGCTTCGATGTCGCGCGCCGTTGCCTCTGCCGCCTCCCGTTCGCGGCGATAATGAACGGCAACGTTGGCTCCCGCACGGGCTAATTCCAAGGCAATGCCCCGACCGATGCCGCGCGAGGATCCGGTGACCAAGGCAAACTTTCCACTGAGGTCCGCCATCGCATCGTCTCCTTGCTGCCTCCGCTCGCACGGTGCACGGGTGGAAACAAGTCCCGCTGCGAGGCGAGAATTGCCGTCTCGGGCCCAAGGCTTCTCCTGCGGGGACGGCAAAGATCCGCGGTCCGTATACGCCGCGCGGAGGAGCTGTTCCGGGTAGCGTTCGCGCTAGCGGGCTCGTTGGCCACGAGTCCCCCGCACCCGGTGGTGTGCGGCCGCTCTTCTCGCCCTCCGCCGCCACTCACGCAAGCGACTCGGCAAGACGGCGATGCTCGGCGCACGGCAGCGGGCAAGGGTGGCGCGGTAGCTTCGAACGTCGCTCGCGCAGCGCGTGCCAGCGTTGCCATGCGGATTCTGCACCCGTGCGCAAGGAAGGCTGGCTCTCGATCGCTGCAGTGAGGGCCTTTACAGCCTCCAAAGCTGCCGTTCCGCTCTGGCAGATCAGCACACCGTCGGCTCCGGCAGAGATGGCACGGACTGCGGCTTCCGCTGGACGCATCCGTTTCGTTACTGCGCCCATTTCCAAGTCGTCACTGACGACGACTCCGGGAAAGCGGAGATGGTCGCGCAAGACGGTGCGCAGCCAAAAGGAATCGAAGCTTGCTGGCGTGTCGTGGCCAATTGCCGCGTAAAGCACGTGGGCGGTCATGAGCATCGGCACCCCGGCTTCGATCGCGGTGCGAAACGGCACGAGTTCGCGCCGCCGGAGCACGTCGATGTCGGCGGTGACGCGCGGCAGGTCAAAGTGCGAGTCGACGTCGGTGTCGCCGTGCCCAGGAAAATGTTTGCCGCAACAGAGGATACCCGCAGCGAGAAATCCCCGCACTTGCGCCGCACCGAGACGAGCCACCCGTTGGACCTCGCTGCCGAAAGCACGGTCGCCAATCACGGTATTCGCCGGGCAACTGAGAGTGTCGAGGACCGGTGCATAGACCAGGTCCAATCCCACGGCGGCCAGTTCCCGTCCCATGGCGAACGCGACATCGTGGGCGAGCGCGGGGTCGTTTCGCGCTCCGACCACGGCCATCGGCGGAAAGTGCGTGAATGGTTCCCCCAAGCGCACCACCCGGCCACCTTCGTGGTCGATGGCCACAAGCGGCTCCCAGGGCAGCGCGTGAAGATCGGCGATGAGGCGCTGCAGCGCATCGAAGCCTGCATCCACGTTGCGGCGGAACAGCACGATGCAACCCGGCTTCACCCGCTCGAGGAGCTCCCGCGTGGCGCCGTCCAGTTGCGGGCCGGGGATGCCCATCGTGATCAAGGCGCCAGCAGTGTGCATGGTTGTTCAGGTCAGTCCGCGCTGGCGGGTGCCTTCAGACACGCACCCAAATGTTGTCACCTTCGACTTTGACTTCGAAGCGTTCGACCGACGACTCGGGATCCTCGAGGCACTCGCCAGTGACGACGTCGTACGCCCATCCGTGCCACGGACAAAACACGGTGTGGTCGTCCAAATCCCCTTCGGCAAGTGGACCACCTTTGTGCTTACACGTGTTCTCGATGGCGTAAAATTTACCGTCGCGAGTGTGAAACACGGCAATGGAGCGGCCGTTGATTTCGAATGCTTTGCCTCGTTGCGGAGGAATTTCGCTCACCGATGCCACCCGCACGAATTCGTTCATGGTTGGTACTCCTTCGTAACGCCCCTCTCTAGAGCCCACCGCAAAAGCAGTCCAGTTCCCGCAAGACCCGCTGACGGTTATCCGCGCGTGAGCAGCATGCAGCCAGCCACGGGGCCGCCACCGACCGCCACGACCGCCACCTCGCAGTCCGATACCTGCCGCGTTCCGCACTCGCCGCGCAGTTGGCGGATGGCCTCAGCGACGAAACCAAAGCCGTGCAGTCGGCCGCCGGATAACTGCCCGCCCCAGGTGTTCAGCGGCAGCGAGCCTCCCAGCCGAATGTGGCCCTCCTCGACGAAGGGGCCACTCTCTCCTTTGCCGCAAAATCCTAGGGCCTCGAGCCAAGCCAAGGTCAAAAAGCTGAACCCGTCGTAGAGCTGTGCCGTGTCGACGTCGCTGGGTTTGAGGGTGGTGCGGCTCCACAAGTGCTGCGCGGCGTCGTGGGCCGCCATGGTCGTGAGGTCGGGCCACTGATCCCAAATCGGCCGGCGGCCCAATGCTGTACCTACCGCTTGAATGTGCACGGCCGGTTTGGCGAGGTCGCGCGCGCACTCCGCTGCGGAGACAATCACCGCAGTGGAGCCATCCACCGGGGCGTCGCAATCGTACAGGCAAAACGGCTCGCTCACGAGACGCGCACTCCAATAATCTTCCCAAGTCAGTGGCTCGCGGTACACCGCGGCTGGGTTCATGCGCGCGTGTTCGCGTTCCGTGAGTGCGATCATGCCTAAGTGCTTGCGCTGCGTGCCGTACTCGTGCATGTGCCGCCGCGCATACAGCGCTAGCCAGTTGGCGGCAGACATGGCCCCGAAAGGCACGAGGAAGGCGGCAAAGCCAGTGATTTCCCGCGCCCCAGCGCCGATACCACGGCGGCCGGTATCCGCGGCCGCCGTGGCCTCGGTGACAGTGCGGTACACGAGCACGTGGCGGGCGAGTCCAGACGCCACCGCCAGTGCCGCAGCGATGATCGGCATGATTTGACCCGGACCCTCCAGCCCGGCCAAATGCCAACGCACCGACAGCCCGAGAGCATCCTGCACATCGTAAATACTCGGCCCGGCAAATCCGGGGACATTGGACACCGGCCCGGGATACGCGGCAATTCCGTCGATGTCGCGCACCTCGAGCCCAGCATCGCAAATGGCCGCTAAAGCTGCCTCGCAGGTAAGGTCGAGATCGTCACGAAATAGCCTCCGCCCAATCGCCGATTGCCCGACACCCGAGAGCACCGCACGACGCTCGAGGGGTTCGCCGCGCGTGTTGACCGCTGGCGCAGGGGTCGGCTCCGAAACAGGTTGCGGTGGAGACGGGGCAGTCCCGTGCGCGGATGCGAGCTGCGCCTCGCGGTCGATCACAAACAACGGCAAACCAACCTCATCGCTCAGAGGCTCGAATTTCGCCTGCACAGGAAGACCAATTCGAACCTCGTCGGGTGCACACTCAACGAGGTTCGTCGTGAGGCGAAGCCCCGGTTGTTCGACGAGTTCCACCAGCGCAATTACGTAGGGCACCTCTTGCCCGGGGAACCAAGCTTTGTGGTTAACCGTGAACGAGTATACCCAGCCTTTGCCCGAGACGCTGCGAACCGTGAGATCGCGCGAATGGCAGTGCGGACAAAGTGGACGCGGCGGGTGGATATACCAGCGGCAGCGAGGGCAGTAGCGAAACTCTAAGCGGCCCTCGCGACAGGCACGCCAGAACGCGGCAGTGGGTGGCTCGACGGCTGGCAGCGGACGGAATCCCACGTGTCCTCCTTTGCAGTCGCGTTCTACTTGGTCACAAATGCATCGCCAATTCCAGCCCGGCGGAGGGGGCCGTGCAAGGAATAACCGGACGGAGTTTGACTGCTGTGGTCGGGCGTGAAACTCGCTCCCGCTTCACCGCGAGGATGAAGACCCTGCCCGTGCAGAGAGTACCGTTTCGCTTTCGCAAATACGGAACCGTCCCAAACGCGGAAACCACGGTGAGGAGATTTGTGCCGGACTTCTACTTGCTTTGGCAGCGGAAGGTGCGATCGTTGGACCGAGGATGTCGAGTCCTCCGAAAGGACGAGCGCATGACCCACCACACCAACCGATTGGCAAAGGAAACGAGCCCTTACTTGCGCCAGCACGCGCACAATCCCGTGGATTGGTACCCGTGGGGCCCCGAAGCCTTCGAGCGCGCTCGCCGCGAAGATAAGCCGATTCTTCTCAGCATCGGCTATTCAGCCTGCCACTGGTGCCATGTGATGGAGCGCGAGTCGTTCGAAGATGAGGAAACGGCGCGGCTGATGAATGAACTGTTCGTGAACATCAAAGTGGATCGAGAGGAGCGCCCGGATGTCGACCACATCTACATGACCGCGGTGCAGCTCCTCACCGGTCGCGGAGGTTGGCCCTTGACGGTGTTCTTATGTCCCGACGGGCGGCCGTTTTACGGTGGAACTTATTTTCCGCCGGTGGATCGTCACGGCTTGCCCGCCTTTCGCCGCGTGCTCTTAGCGGTAGCGCAAACCTATAGGGAAAAGCGCGGCGAGGTCCTCAAAACAGCCGATCAGCTTGTACAAGCGCTGCAGCGAGTGGAAGTGCCGGAAGCGAGCGATGCAGCGTGGGGGCGGGAGCTCCTCGATCATGCTGCTGCTCGACTGTCCGCGCTCTACGATGCGCAGTACGGCGGATTGCAAGGGGCGCCGAAGTTCCCCAACGCCTCGGTGTTCGAGTTTTTGCTGCATCATTTCTTGTTGTCTGGCGACTCGCGCTATCGCGACATGGTGCTGCACACGCTCAGGAGCATGGCGCGCGGTGGCATTTACGATCAGCTCGGGGGTGGGTTTCACCGTTACTCGGTCGACGAGCGCTGGCTCGTGCCCCACTTTGAAAAGATGCTGTACGATAACGCATTGCTCGCCAGCCTCTACCTGCACGGGTTTCAAGCCAGCGGGGAGCCGCTGTTTGCTCGGATTGCGCGGGAAACTCTAGATTACTTGGTACGTGAGATGCGCTCTCCGGAAGGAGGTTTTTACTCCGCGCAAGACGCGGACAGCGAGGGCGAAGAAGGCAAGTTCTACGTCTGGACGCCCCAAGAGGTCATGGACTTGCTCGGCCCAGACGTCGGGGCCCTTGCCTGTCGTTACTGGGGGATCAGCGAGGTGGGCAACTTCGAACACGGCCGCAGCGTGCTCCACGTTACGTTGGATGTGGGGCAATTAGCGAAGTTGTTCGGGCGGCCGCCGGAAGAGGTGGCGCGGGCGCTCGAGGTTGCCCGTCAGCGCTTGTTTGCCGCTCGTCAGCGGCGTGTGCCGCCCGCTCGCGACGACAAGATCCTGTGCGCATGGAACGGCTTGGCAATTTCTGCCTTTGCCTTGGCTGCGGAGGTGTTGGGGGAGGAGCGTTACGCCCAGATTGTGCGGGATGCGTTAGGGTTTATTGAAGAACGGCTTTGGCTCCCGAGCGGTCTCCACAGCACTTACGCGGAAGGCATGGCGAAATACCCTGCCCACCTCGACGACGTGGCGTTCTTGTGCGCCGCGTACGTG is a window encoding:
- the pyrF gene encoding orotidine-5'-phosphate decarboxylase, which encodes MSTARPDRPANFADRLIARVRELGHPLCLGLDPHLPLIPPLFRRGTMEAHDPATAAQVAQFLCTVLDRYRGFVAAVKPQVAFFEQMGARGFAALEQVIAHARSHDFLVVLDAKRGDINSTAAAYAQCLRPESPLRCDALTVNPYLGNDALEPFAQAASECGAGVFVLVKTSNQGAADLQDLECRGQRLFERVASLLAPRSLAFRGASGWSSFGAVVGARYPEDAQRVRELLPHALFLVPGFGAQGADAHAALAGFVAGPHGREGGIVNSSRALLFPSGSNTDNARAWEQAIDTARDRTIAALHAAVQRIS
- a CDS encoding secondary thiamine-phosphate synthase enzyme YjbQ — its product is MQHEFRIRTQRKTELVDITGRVADIVRQSGIEEGICHVYVAHATAALVINENDDPNVCTDFLECLDKLIPHGIWRHDRIDNNAAAHIKAALLGPSETVPVHAGRLVLGTWQAIMLAELDGPRERRVIVTVR
- a CDS encoding SDR family oxidoreductase, whose protein sequence is MADLSGKFALVTGSSRGIGRGIALELARAGANVAVHYRREREAAEATARDIEALGRKTVVVGADVSEWTQVQAMAEQVLAAFGRLDIVVVNSGVASRPAPVWEMDIDHWHRVIAVDLHGAFYTCRATVGYLVRQGSGAVILVSSVGADLCAPFGAPYYAAKAAVNALTKTLAKECAPAGVRVNAIAPGLIHTDMGERMLRAHGDAILSTIPLGRAGTPEEIGKAAVFLASDDAAFITGKILRIDGGAWM
- a CDS encoding thioredoxin domain-containing protein — protein: MTHHTNRLAKETSPYLRQHAHNPVDWYPWGPEAFERARREDKPILLSIGYSACHWCHVMERESFEDEETARLMNELFVNIKVDREERPDVDHIYMTAVQLLTGRGGWPLTVFLCPDGRPFYGGTYFPPVDRHGLPAFRRVLLAVAQTYREKRGEVLKTADQLVQALQRVEVPEASDAAWGRELLDHAAARLSALYDAQYGGLQGAPKFPNASVFEFLLHHFLLSGDSRYRDMVLHTLRSMARGGIYDQLGGGFHRYSVDERWLVPHFEKMLYDNALLASLYLHGFQASGEPLFARIARETLDYLVREMRSPEGGFYSAQDADSEGEEGKFYVWTPQEVMDLLGPDVGALACRYWGISEVGNFEHGRSVLHVTLDVGQLAKLFGRPPEEVARALEVARQRLFAARQRRVPPARDDKILCAWNGLAISAFALAAEVLGEERYAQIVRDALGFIEERLWLPSGLHSTYAEGMAKYPAHLDDVAFLCAAYVDAFQAVQELAYLERAERLANELLEHFWDHDRAGFYFTSDRHEQLIVRSKPAFDGAIPSGNSVACQALLRLAHLTGNDIYEQRAKALLDAYAATMRVQPSGFANLLSAAAMYLTGPCEVIVAVASRGSGDELAGVVRARYLPHRLLVVTWPGDGKNRLPVVEGKSLAEGSTAVAYVCKGFTCSAPVSAPDALAALLPQPGQLA
- the nirD gene encoding nitrite reductase small subunit NirD yields the protein MNEFVRVASVSEIPPQRGKAFEINGRSIAVFHTRDGKFYAIENTCKHKGGPLAEGDLDDHTVFCPWHGWAYDVVTGECLEDPESSVERFEVKVEGDNIWVRV
- the nagZ gene encoding beta-N-acetylhexosaminidase, producing the protein MHTAGALITMGIPGPQLDGATRELLERVKPGCIVLFRRNVDAGFDALQRLIADLHALPWEPLVAIDHEGGRVVRLGEPFTHFPPMAVVGARNDPALAHDVAFAMGRELAAVGLDLVYAPVLDTLSCPANTVIGDRAFGSEVQRVARLGAAQVRGFLAAGILCCGKHFPGHGDTDVDSHFDLPRVTADIDVLRRRELVPFRTAIEAGVPMLMTAHVLYAAIGHDTPASFDSFWLRTVLRDHLRFPGVVVSDDLEMGAVTKRMRPAEAAVRAISAGADGVLICQSGTAALEAVKALTAAIESQPSLRTGAESAWQRWHALRERRSKLPRHPCPLPCAEHRRLAESLA
- a CDS encoding OB-fold domain-containing protein encodes the protein MGFRPLPAVEPPTAAFWRACREGRLEFRYCPRCRWYIHPPRPLCPHCHSRDLTVRSVSGKGWVYSFTVNHKAWFPGQEVPYVIALVELVEQPGLRLTTNLVECAPDEVRIGLPVQAKFEPLSDEVGLPLFVIDREAQLASAHGTAPSPPQPVSEPTPAPAVNTRGEPLERRAVLSGVGQSAIGRRLFRDDLDLTCEAALAAICDAGLEVRDIDGIAAYPGPVSNVPGFAGPSIYDVQDALGLSVRWHLAGLEGPGQIMPIIAAALAVASGLARHVLVYRTVTEATAAADTGRRGIGAGAREITGFAAFLVPFGAMSAANWLALYARRHMHEYGTQRKHLGMIALTEREHARMNPAAVYREPLTWEDYWSARLVSEPFCLYDCDAPVDGSTAVIVSAAECARDLAKPAVHIQAVGTALGRRPIWDQWPDLTTMAAHDAAQHLWSRTTLKPSDVDTAQLYDGFSFLTLAWLEALGFCGKGESGPFVEEGHIRLGGSLPLNTWGGQLSGGRLHGFGFVAEAIRQLRGECGTRQVSDCEVAVVAVGGGPVAGCMLLTRG